A single window of Treponema denticola ATCC 35405 DNA harbors:
- a CDS encoding P-II family nitrogen regulator, whose protein sequence is MKDFSLLIILVPFGRARKIVRYAKDKGLTGATIMIAFGTVKSKVLDFLGIQETRKELILTAGHGDFLDGLMDELNKKFNLTRKNFGIAFRMPLSFINIKNTLDDEKPVFKREEVKTMKSAIFTVVNRGKASEVVDASLEAGARGGTIIHARGSGLNQTKLIFDMEIEPEKEIVLTIVDDDQLENVVEAIRKKSDVEKEGHGILFVIPVSKAYGIK, encoded by the coding sequence ATGAAAGATTTTTCCCTTCTGATTATTTTAGTACCTTTTGGGCGTGCACGTAAAATCGTAAGATACGCTAAAGATAAGGGCCTTACCGGAGCTACAATAATGATTGCCTTCGGTACGGTAAAAAGTAAAGTGCTTGATTTTTTGGGGATTCAAGAAACAAGAAAAGAGTTGATTTTAACGGCCGGACATGGAGATTTTTTAGACGGTCTTATGGATGAGCTAAATAAAAAGTTCAATCTTACTCGTAAAAATTTCGGCATAGCATTCCGTATGCCTTTAAGTTTTATTAATATTAAAAATACCCTAGATGATGAAAAGCCCGTATTTAAACGGGAGGAGGTAAAAACTATGAAGTCTGCAATATTTACTGTTGTTAATAGAGGAAAAGCAAGTGAAGTCGTTGATGCTTCTTTAGAAGCAGGAGCGCGAGGCGGAACAATAATACATGCAAGAGGATCCGGCCTTAATCAAACGAAGCTTATCTTTGACATGGAGATTGAACCCGAAAAAGAAATCGTTTTAACTATTGTCGATGATGATCAACTTGAAAATGTTGTTGAAGCAATCAGAAAAAAATCCGATGTAGAAAAAGAAGGGCATGGAATTCTTTTTGTTATTCCGGTAAGCAAGGCTTACGGTATAAAATAG
- a CDS encoding SHOCT-like domain-containing protein: protein MENEKLEILNMIRDKAITPEEGLKLLEAIQKENVKFVFEEPKQKKDSETIVISTKIPSKSDPADFLEKAADSENTVNETFENKKKKNIDITIQTPDGKTQSFNL, encoded by the coding sequence ATGGAAAACGAAAAACTTGAAATTTTAAACATGATTAGAGACAAGGCGATTACACCCGAAGAAGGCTTAAAACTTTTGGAAGCTATCCAAAAAGAAAATGTTAAATTTGTTTTTGAAGAGCCTAAACAAAAAAAAGATAGCGAGACCATAGTAATAAGTACAAAGATTCCCTCTAAAAGTGATCCGGCAGATTTTTTAGAAAAAGCAGCCGATTCGGAAAATACGGTAAATGAAACCTTTGAAAACAAAAAGAAAAAAAATATCGATATAACAATTCAAACTCCCGACGGCAAAACTCAATCATTTAATTTGTAG
- the recQ gene encoding DNA helicase RecQ, with product MTRGSKGSDSKKKLASPEDILKQVFGYDEFRPFQKEIIDSLLQKKDVLAVMPTGGGKSLCYQVPALIFEGVTIVVSPLISLMHDQICGLETIGVEAVALNSSLDWEKYADNIRRIKNGEVKILYVAPETLASDRCKELLSSIKVDCLTIDEAHCISEWGHDFRPEYRQLAEIRKLLKESACLAITATATEKVRSDIKKILKLKTPKEFVAGFNRKNIFLEVKEKQKPFEQASDFLKEHKGESGIIYCFSRKQADTLAVQLSVLGYNAKPYHAGLSDELRQKTQNDFINDDIEIIVATVAFGMGINKPNVRFVIHFDLPKSIEQYYQEIGRAGRDGNPAHALLLFSAADIFKLKFLMQDKSPDEVKKAESMLSAISNYAQANSCRRRAILKYFGENISEEKLKEIQGDAPCCDFCSREKIEKTDLTVPVQKFLSCVVRTGCRFGASYIIDVLLGSKQKRILENKHNDLSVWGIGTEFNREGWFNLVRILLAEDYLVKDEDYSVLSLTQKAKEELQARTSIMLPFNYEKDNSVKKEVKEKSKPQTSENTLDACSKAIVDALKQKRRELADEARVPAYIIFSDKTIFDLGLKKPTTTTDLDNIFGIGKAKKDKYGDIILKTISSARKNK from the coding sequence ATGACGCGCGGATCAAAAGGTTCTGACAGTAAAAAAAAGCTCGCCTCCCCTGAAGACATTTTAAAACAGGTCTTCGGATATGACGAATTTAGACCCTTCCAAAAAGAAATTATAGACAGCCTTCTCCAAAAAAAAGATGTCCTTGCGGTAATGCCCACAGGAGGCGGAAAATCTTTATGCTATCAGGTTCCGGCCCTCATTTTTGAAGGGGTAACTATAGTAGTTTCTCCCCTTATCTCTCTTATGCATGACCAAATTTGCGGTTTGGAAACTATCGGTGTTGAAGCTGTTGCCTTAAACAGCTCCTTGGATTGGGAAAAATATGCCGATAATATACGCCGTATTAAAAACGGAGAAGTAAAAATTCTCTATGTTGCTCCTGAAACGCTGGCCAGTGACCGATGTAAAGAGCTGCTATCTTCAATAAAAGTGGATTGTCTTACAATAGATGAAGCTCACTGCATTTCGGAATGGGGTCATGATTTTAGGCCGGAGTACAGGCAGTTGGCTGAAATACGCAAGCTCTTAAAAGAATCGGCCTGTCTTGCCATAACGGCAACAGCAACCGAAAAGGTGCGCTCAGATATAAAGAAAATACTAAAGCTCAAGACGCCAAAGGAGTTTGTTGCCGGTTTTAACCGCAAAAACATTTTTTTGGAAGTGAAAGAAAAGCAAAAGCCTTTTGAACAGGCTTCGGACTTTCTAAAAGAACATAAGGGCGAAAGCGGAATTATTTACTGTTTTTCCCGCAAACAGGCAGATACCTTGGCCGTTCAATTATCGGTTTTAGGCTATAATGCAAAACCCTACCATGCGGGACTATCCGACGAGCTTAGGCAAAAAACTCAAAACGATTTTATCAATGACGATATAGAAATAATTGTAGCAACCGTGGCCTTCGGGATGGGAATAAATAAGCCCAACGTAAGATTCGTTATTCATTTTGATTTACCCAAGAGTATTGAACAATACTATCAGGAAATAGGCAGAGCAGGCCGAGATGGAAATCCGGCTCATGCTCTTTTGCTTTTTTCGGCTGCCGACATTTTTAAGCTCAAATTCTTGATGCAGGATAAATCTCCCGATGAGGTAAAAAAAGCCGAATCAATGCTTTCAGCTATAAGTAATTATGCTCAAGCCAATAGCTGCCGCCGACGGGCAATTTTAAAATATTTCGGAGAAAATATTTCCGAAGAAAAACTAAAGGAAATACAGGGCGATGCTCCGTGCTGCGATTTTTGTTCCAGAGAAAAAATAGAAAAAACCGATTTAACGGTTCCTGTGCAGAAATTTTTATCCTGCGTTGTCAGAACCGGATGCCGATTTGGAGCAAGCTATATAATCGATGTTCTTTTAGGCTCAAAGCAAAAACGAATACTTGAAAACAAGCATAATGATCTTTCCGTCTGGGGTATAGGTACGGAATTCAATAGGGAAGGATGGTTTAATCTTGTCCGTATTCTATTAGCGGAAGACTATCTTGTAAAAGATGAGGATTACTCGGTATTATCGCTTACCCAAAAAGCAAAAGAAGAGCTCCAAGCCCGAACAAGTATCATGCTTCCTTTTAATTATGAAAAAGACAATTCGGTTAAAAAAGAAGTAAAAGAAAAATCAAAACCTCAAACATCTGAAAATACTTTAGATGCTTGCAGTAAGGCAATAGTGGATGCACTAAAACAAAAGCGCAGGGAGCTTGCCGATGAGGCAAGGGTTCCGGCCTATATTATTTTTTCGGATAAGACCATCTTTGATTTGGGCTTAAAAAAACCTACAACGACTACCGATTTGGATAATATCTTTGGAATAGGAAAAGCAAAGAAAGACAAATACGGGGATATTATTTTAAAGACAATCTCATCTGCCCGTAAAAATAAATAA
- a CDS encoding AAA family ATPase, whose translation MIDTSYKTIVENFKAKMAERIVGQQELIEGILTAYIAGGHVLLEGVPGLAKTLIVKTFAELSNVSFKRIQFTPDLLPADLIGTLIYQQSIGKFSVRRGPVFANIVLADEINRAPAKVQSALLEAMAEGQVTIGENSFSLPAPFFVLATQNPIEQEGTYPLPEAELDRFLLKLFVPYPSIEEEINIVNKFSSLRPSQNLGQSSNISPAEAVLTPENLETLRNAVEQVKCSPEITSYIVSIIAATRPAKNVKQDDYIHGNYLSYILYGASPRAGIAIQKCAKIKALFNGRDYVIPEDVKAVAYAALRHRLKLSYEAAADNLTADDIIEKLLGIVPQP comes from the coding sequence ATGATCGATACAAGCTATAAAACGATAGTAGAAAATTTTAAAGCAAAGATGGCAGAACGGATTGTGGGCCAGCAAGAACTTATAGAAGGAATTCTAACTGCGTATATTGCGGGCGGCCATGTGCTCCTTGAAGGTGTGCCCGGCCTTGCAAAAACTCTCATAGTAAAAACATTTGCAGAGCTGTCCAATGTAAGTTTTAAGCGCATTCAATTTACCCCTGACCTTCTTCCTGCCGATTTGATAGGAACCCTGATTTATCAGCAAAGTATCGGTAAGTTTTCCGTAAGGAGGGGGCCCGTTTTTGCAAATATCGTTTTGGCCGATGAAATAAACAGAGCTCCTGCAAAGGTTCAGTCTGCACTTTTGGAGGCCATGGCCGAAGGACAGGTTACAATCGGAGAAAATTCTTTTTCTTTACCTGCGCCTTTTTTTGTACTTGCAACCCAAAACCCTATCGAGCAGGAAGGAACCTATCCCCTGCCTGAAGCCGAACTTGACCGCTTTTTGTTAAAGTTATTTGTTCCCTATCCTTCAATTGAAGAAGAAATAAATATAGTGAATAAATTTTCAAGCCTAAGGCCGAGCCAAAACCTCGGTCAAAGCTCAAACATCAGTCCGGCCGAAGCTGTTTTAACTCCCGAAAATTTAGAAACTCTCCGCAATGCTGTAGAACAAGTCAAGTGTTCCCCCGAAATTACAAGCTATATAGTTTCAATAATTGCAGCAACACGTCCCGCAAAAAATGTAAAGCAGGATGACTATATTCACGGGAACTACCTAAGCTATATTCTTTATGGGGCATCGCCAAGAGCCGGAATAGCTATTCAAAAGTGTGCAAAGATAAAGGCTCTATTTAATGGAAGAGATTATGTAATTCCTGAAGACGTAAAAGCCGTTGCCTATGCAGCTCTTAGGCATAGGCTTAAACTTTCTTATGAAGCTGCCGCCGATAACTTAACCGCTGACGATATTATTGAAAAGCTTTTGGGAATTGTGCCCCAGCCGTAA
- a CDS encoding hemolysin family protein yields MNEPPPQWFYILLLIVLLFLSMMFSSGETAFLSVNKLKIKYLREKKNKKAARVEKILKDKQKFLTTSLIGNSLVNILISVLLTALMVELVGAKGLSIAVTAATIAILIFGEILPKSIALVFSEPIALKFSGFILFLIKVLAPLEWLFSGFTKFFLKFLGVKNLQSNEALTDADLKDFFDVSQEHGDLRSEEKAVLEKILSYGDITVKNIMTPRPDIIGLTADVNPEEIIELSHSSRFSRFPVYEEDIDEIIGIFYIKDFLFSEAAAKDFLQESKEKFDIKKYLRKPVLVFENTELSKLQEIFRKEKQNMVVVIDEYGGTLGIATLEDLNEEIFGNIADEYDTDDAAAEDPNLDNINDEETQNLSQTILGSMRLSDLNENLGTSFSSEYYDTIGGLIMEKCGEVPQIGSTIKIENYNFTVMKTEGNRISELQVNIAGDEE; encoded by the coding sequence ATGAACGAACCTCCTCCGCAATGGTTTTATATTTTACTTTTAATTGTTCTACTTTTTTTATCGATGATGTTTTCATCGGGAGAAACGGCCTTTTTATCCGTAAATAAATTGAAAATAAAATATTTACGCGAAAAGAAAAATAAAAAGGCTGCAAGAGTTGAAAAAATTTTAAAAGATAAACAAAAGTTTTTAACAACTTCTTTAATCGGAAACAGCTTAGTAAATATTTTAATATCGGTACTATTAACGGCTTTAATGGTAGAGCTTGTGGGGGCTAAGGGATTAAGCATTGCAGTCACGGCTGCAACTATTGCAATTTTAATTTTCGGAGAGATACTTCCTAAATCGATTGCTTTGGTTTTTTCCGAACCGATAGCCTTAAAATTTTCAGGCTTTATTTTGTTTTTAATTAAAGTACTTGCACCTCTTGAATGGCTCTTTTCGGGTTTTACAAAATTCTTTTTAAAATTTTTAGGTGTGAAAAATCTGCAATCGAATGAGGCCTTAACCGATGCAGACTTAAAAGATTTCTTTGATGTGAGTCAAGAGCATGGAGATCTTCGCTCGGAAGAAAAAGCCGTCCTCGAAAAAATATTAAGCTACGGCGATATAACCGTAAAAAATATTATGACGCCCAGACCCGATATAATAGGCCTTACCGCTGATGTAAACCCTGAAGAAATTATAGAACTTTCTCATTCTTCAAGGTTTTCAAGGTTTCCGGTTTATGAAGAAGACATAGATGAAATTATCGGTATTTTTTATATTAAAGATTTTTTGTTTTCGGAAGCGGCTGCAAAAGATTTCTTACAAGAATCAAAAGAAAAATTCGATATAAAAAAATATTTACGTAAGCCTGTTCTTGTTTTTGAAAATACCGAGCTTTCAAAGTTGCAGGAAATATTTAGAAAAGAAAAGCAGAACATGGTTGTGGTTATCGACGAGTACGGCGGAACTTTAGGTATTGCAACTCTTGAAGATTTAAATGAAGAAATATTCGGGAACATAGCCGATGAATACGATACGGATGATGCTGCAGCAGAGGATCCAAATCTTGATAATATAAATGATGAAGAAACTCAAAATCTTAGTCAAACCATTTTAGGCAGCATGAGGCTGAGCGATTTAAATGAGAATTTGGGAACTTCATTTTCTTCCGAGTATTATGACACAATAGGCGGCCTTATTATGGAAAAATGCGGAGAGGTTCCGCAAATAGGTTCCACCATAAAAATAGAAAACTATAATTTCACGGTTATGAAAACCGAGGGAAACAGAATAAGCGAACTACAAGTAAATATTGCGGGAGATGAAGAATGA
- a CDS encoding hemolysin family protein translates to MKFELALMIIEFIALLFCAFFFSATETAITAITRTEYKAIKKSRTKKSRRLAFLIERKDEIVSATLIGTNFVNTLSSALITAFVIDMYGQQHIPAATAITTVLIIIFAEILPKAVAAYNAVEITKTFLVPLSVVRLFLKPFIFVFSLMSNFIIKLVSKKQNNQSSELSEDYLETLINISLADGTFQTGEHELIKRAVRLHELKLQSIMTKKEDIVSLDINSSLENMVSIFRKTMFSRLPVYKGEKDKIIGSVHYKDILFYRSHNTEMDINKIIRRALFIPKTANIFSAIKTMSKNKRNMAFVIDEYGSTAGLITIDDISTAIFGSIQDEYSKTKTNPLSGMKIVDGTHILIPGAVPIIQLNSILNTDFHSDYNDTIGGLILETAEYLPKEGELITIGEVDFKVEKVETSKIISLIADVSKLTAGAQFPKAFQ, encoded by the coding sequence ATGAAATTTGAATTAGCTTTAATGATAATAGAATTTATAGCTCTTCTTTTTTGCGCATTTTTCTTTTCTGCAACCGAAACGGCAATTACTGCAATTACAAGAACCGAATATAAGGCAATAAAAAAAAGCCGGACAAAAAAAAGCCGAAGACTTGCTTTTCTTATTGAAAGGAAAGACGAGATTGTAAGTGCAACTCTTATAGGTACCAATTTTGTAAACACCCTTTCTTCGGCTTTGATAACAGCCTTTGTGATAGATATGTATGGCCAGCAGCATATTCCGGCAGCTACTGCGATTACAACGGTTCTTATAATTATCTTTGCTGAAATTTTACCCAAGGCTGTAGCTGCTTATAATGCCGTAGAAATTACAAAAACATTTTTAGTACCTCTGTCGGTTGTAAGGCTGTTTTTAAAACCCTTTATTTTTGTTTTTTCCCTCATGTCTAATTTTATTATTAAACTTGTTTCAAAAAAACAAAACAATCAAAGCTCCGAACTTTCCGAAGATTATTTGGAAACTCTTATAAATATAAGTTTGGCAGACGGGACTTTTCAAACGGGCGAGCATGAATTAATTAAAAGAGCTGTAAGGCTCCATGAATTAAAGCTGCAAAGCATAATGACAAAAAAAGAGGACATTGTCAGCCTCGATATAAATTCATCGCTCGAAAATATGGTAAGCATTTTTCGTAAAACAATGTTTTCCCGCCTTCCAGTTTATAAAGGAGAAAAAGATAAAATAATAGGAAGCGTGCATTATAAGGATATTTTATTTTATAGAAGCCATAATACGGAAATGGATATAAATAAAATTATAAGACGGGCTCTGTTTATTCCGAAAACAGCAAATATTTTTTCGGCTATAAAAACGATGAGTAAAAATAAAAGGAATATGGCCTTTGTTATAGATGAATACGGTTCCACCGCGGGGCTTATCACAATTGATGATATAAGCACGGCTATCTTCGGTTCCATTCAAGATGAGTATTCTAAAACAAAAACCAATCCTTTAAGCGGAATGAAGATTGTTGACGGTACGCATATTTTGATTCCAGGGGCTGTCCCTATAATTCAGCTTAATAGTATTTTAAATACCGATTTTCATTCGGATTATAATGATACTATAGGCGGACTTATTTTGGAAACGGCAGAATATCTTCCCAAGGAAGGCGAATTGATTACTATAGGCGAAGTCGACTTCAAAGTAGAAAAGGTTGAAACAAGTAAAATTATTTCTCTTATTGCAGATGTGTCTAAACTTACGGCTGGGGCACAATTCCCAAAAGCTTTTCAATAA
- a CDS encoding ABC transporter ATP-binding protein, giving the protein MKKYIIKYLPENILVWFLGFINTALHIGMAYLGMYALNALIELNLDLFLKYVGIMLAGWCLTYFTNYAFEMFRAKTVQKILTGIRTDIAEKIMCCSYAGYHKENSSVYLSWLENDMKTIEVNGLVSIFYLVLHFSTLLTAFAALFFIHWMLALFALFSGLLLLFIPKIFEKSIEKGTMDLSMEMQNFISKIKDVLSGFDVLFCFNKRKIIKDTVHDLSVKRGGKVISLTGKYLISGIVIALFGSVFETLILGFTGFLAIRQVIALGAIMATGKIASQLSKALSDLTGLIVKIKSVKIIFNKLESLSIESSKELKAPSFKKEIELKDLSFAYNEQKNILSNLNMHFELGKKYGIIGESGSGKTTMFKLLAGMFENFKGSIAYDGEDISLLNKELLRENIAYIDQNVYIFNDTVKENICLGGKFTEEEINAALKNSALEDVIASCGNGLDTLAEENGKNFSGGQRQRIAIARALIHGRKILLIDEGTSSLDKENALEIEKRLIENPDLTVIMISHNFDPQIKEKLDGVYKL; this is encoded by the coding sequence ATGAAAAAATATATTATTAAATATTTACCCGAAAATATTTTAGTCTGGTTCTTGGGATTTATTAATACAGCCTTACATATCGGAATGGCTTATCTCGGTATGTATGCCTTAAATGCTCTAATAGAACTTAACCTTGATTTGTTTTTAAAATATGTCGGCATAATGCTGGCAGGCTGGTGTCTTACATATTTTACAAATTATGCGTTTGAAATGTTCAGAGCCAAGACGGTGCAAAAAATTCTTACCGGTATAAGAACCGACATTGCCGAAAAAATTATGTGCTGTTCATACGCAGGCTATCATAAAGAAAATTCTTCCGTCTATCTTTCTTGGCTTGAAAACGATATGAAGACAATAGAAGTAAACGGTTTGGTTTCTATATTTTATTTGGTGCTTCATTTTTCTACATTGCTTACAGCCTTCGCTGCCTTGTTTTTTATTCATTGGATGCTTGCTCTTTTTGCTCTTTTTTCGGGACTGCTGCTTTTATTTATTCCCAAAATTTTTGAAAAATCAATCGAAAAGGGAACTATGGATTTAAGTATGGAAATGCAAAATTTTATTTCTAAAATAAAAGATGTTTTATCGGGCTTTGATGTTCTCTTTTGTTTTAATAAAAGAAAAATAATTAAAGACACCGTCCATGACCTTTCCGTAAAAAGAGGCGGAAAAGTCATCAGCTTGACGGGTAAATATCTTATTTCGGGAATTGTGATAGCCCTTTTCGGTTCCGTATTTGAAACTTTGATTTTAGGTTTTACCGGTTTTTTGGCGATAAGGCAAGTTATTGCTTTAGGTGCAATTATGGCTACCGGAAAAATTGCTTCTCAACTTTCAAAGGCCTTGTCCGATCTTACCGGCCTTATAGTAAAAATAAAATCTGTAAAAATTATATTTAATAAACTTGAAAGTCTTAGTATCGAAAGTTCAAAGGAGCTTAAAGCTCCGTCCTTTAAAAAAGAAATAGAGTTAAAGGATCTTTCTTTTGCATACAATGAGCAAAAAAATATTTTGTCGAATTTGAATATGCATTTTGAGTTAGGCAAAAAATACGGAATTATCGGAGAATCCGGAAGCGGTAAAACTACGATGTTTAAACTTTTGGCAGGAATGTTTGAAAATTTTAAGGGCAGCATTGCCTATGATGGGGAAGATATATCCTTATTGAACAAAGAACTCTTAAGGGAAAATATAGCGTACATTGATCAAAATGTTTATATCTTTAACGATACGGTAAAAGAAAATATTTGTTTGGGCGGTAAATTTACGGAAGAAGAAATAAACGCTGCTTTAAAAAATTCAGCACTTGAAGATGTTATCGCTTCATGCGGAAATGGTTTGGATACTCTTGCCGAAGAAAACGGTAAAAACTTTTCGGGTGGGCAAAGACAGCGTATAGCGATAGCCCGTGCGCTCATTCATGGCAGAAAAATTCTTTTAATCGACGAAGGCACTTCTTCTCTCGATAAAGAAAACGCTTTGGAGATTGAAAAGAGGTTGATAGAAAATCCCGATTTAACCGTGATAATGATAAGTCATAACTTTGACCCGCAAATAAAAGAAAAATTAGACGGAGTTTATAAATTGTAA
- a CDS encoding DUF1538 domain-containing protein — MNILIDKFKEVLMSVLPIVILITILNFAFIHIDYSVFIRFLIGSVCIILGLAFFLFGIEMSVTKIGLQMGKEITKRNNILILILGGFALGFLISIAEPDLQILASQVNTVTKSGIPALRLIVVVSIGVAAFVVFGILRTVFNISQKIIFALSYGVIFLLSLFSSSEFISISFDSSGTTTGAITVPFILALAAGVSEMKKDSAASERDAFGLVGMASAGAIVAVLALSVFGKTKEISADDFVFNLDIHSQIFYPFAKHFLPVLYECLLSLLPLTLIFLITNFVSIKLRAKDLIPIIKGLIITLIGLFLFMWGAKSGFLDVGIAMGSRLGEIGTRSLILFIGALIGIVSILAEPAVYVLTVQIENVTSGHIPRKIVLTFLCIGVSFAVMLSLLRIIEPSFQLWHMLLPGYIVSLLLSIIVPDLFVSIAFDAGGVASGPMTATFVLSLAQGLANSTPTANVLIDGFGIIAAVALAPIISLQILGLIFKIKSAGEQK, encoded by the coding sequence ATGAATATTCTAATTGATAAATTTAAAGAAGTCTTAATGTCGGTTTTACCCATCGTCATTTTGATTACTATCTTGAATTTTGCATTTATTCATATCGATTACAGTGTCTTTATTAGATTTTTAATCGGGAGTGTATGCATAATATTAGGGCTGGCTTTCTTTCTGTTTGGAATCGAAATGAGTGTTACAAAAATCGGTTTGCAAATGGGAAAAGAAATCACAAAAAGGAATAATATTCTGATTTTGATTTTAGGAGGTTTTGCCCTTGGTTTTTTAATTTCAATTGCAGAACCCGATTTACAGATTTTGGCAAGTCAGGTAAATACAGTAACAAAAAGCGGAATTCCGGCATTAAGGCTCATAGTAGTTGTTTCTATCGGTGTTGCAGCCTTTGTGGTTTTCGGTATTTTGAGAACTGTATTTAATATTTCTCAAAAAATCATTTTTGCTCTTTCTTACGGCGTAATATTTTTGCTCTCTCTTTTTTCGTCTTCCGAATTTATTTCGATATCCTTTGATTCTTCGGGAACAACTACAGGAGCAATAACCGTACCCTTTATTCTGGCCTTGGCAGCCGGTGTTTCCGAGATGAAAAAAGACTCGGCTGCATCCGAAAGAGACGCATTCGGACTTGTAGGTATGGCTTCGGCAGGCGCAATCGTCGCTGTTTTGGCTTTGAGTGTATTCGGGAAAACAAAGGAAATATCCGCCGATGATTTTGTCTTCAATTTGGATATACACTCACAAATCTTCTATCCCTTTGCGAAACATTTTTTGCCGGTACTTTATGAGTGCCTTTTGTCCCTTTTACCCTTAACGTTAATATTTTTAATTACAAATTTTGTAAGTATAAAGTTGAGGGCCAAGGATTTAATTCCCATTATTAAAGGGCTTATAATTACATTGATAGGTTTATTTCTATTTATGTGGGGAGCAAAATCCGGCTTCTTGGATGTAGGAATAGCTATGGGAAGCCGCTTAGGTGAAATAGGCACGCGGTCCTTAATTCTTTTTATCGGAGCTCTGATAGGCATTGTTTCTATTTTGGCTGAACCGGCCGTTTATGTTTTAACTGTACAAATAGAAAACGTAACTAGCGGCCATATTCCGCGTAAGATAGTTTTGACCTTTTTATGTATAGGCGTCAGCTTTGCAGTAATGCTTTCGTTATTAAGAATTATAGAACCGTCCTTTCAGTTATGGCATATGCTTCTACCCGGATATATAGTTTCTCTTTTATTATCAATCATTGTTCCGGATCTTTTTGTAAGTATAGCCTTTGATGCCGGAGGTGTTGCTTCAGGCCCCATGACAGCGACCTTTGTTTTATCCCTTGCTCAGGGCCTTGCTAATTCCACTCCGACAGCAAATGTATTGATAGACGGATTCGGTATTATAGCTGCCGTCGCATTGGCTCCTATTATTTCGTTACAAATTTTAGGATTAATATTTAAGATTAAAAGCGCAGGAGAACAAAAATGA
- a CDS encoding DUF2089 domain-containing protein codes for MIEVIGTCPVCGDSFTVSELHCSKCNSSLKGEFELCEFCRLTKEQKYFVKMFLKNRGSIRDMEKELGISYPTVRNKIEEINAALGLSDGSLPSINVSEVLQKIKNGELSVDSAVSFLTGEPGEEKI; via the coding sequence ATGATAGAGGTTATTGGAACCTGCCCCGTGTGCGGGGATAGTTTTACCGTTTCGGAGCTGCATTGCTCAAAATGCAACAGTTCGCTAAAGGGCGAGTTTGAGCTATGCGAGTTTTGCCGCCTAACAAAGGAGCAAAAATATTTTGTAAAGATGTTTTTAAAAAACCGAGGCAGCATACGCGATATGGAAAAAGAATTGGGCATTTCTTATCCGACTGTTCGGAATAAGATAGAAGAAATCAATGCGGCTCTGGGTTTATCGGATGGAAGCCTTCCGTCCATTAATGTTTCTGAAGTCTTACAAAAAATAAAGAACGGAGAGTTATCGGTTGATTCTGCAGTTTCATTTTTGACGGGAGAGCCCGGAGAAGAAAAAATTTAG